One genomic window of Paramormyrops kingsleyae isolate MSU_618 chromosome 22, PKINGS_0.4, whole genome shotgun sequence includes the following:
- the LOC111854081 gene encoding monocyte to macrophage differentiation factor 2-like isoform X2 encodes MNGRVPPHKRYQPTDYEHAANCATHALWILPSILGSSLLHFLSDNQWETVTAWIYGLGLSGLFTVSTVFHTISWKMSHFRTVEHCLHMCDRMVIYFFIAASYAPWLNLRDLGPWGSHMRWVIWVMACIGTAYVFFFHERFKIIELLCYTVMGFCPALVILSMTDRGGVFELLLGGVAYCMGIVFFKSDGLVPFAHAIWHLFVVLGASAHYYAIWRYLYVPGNGQMKTSR; translated from the exons ATGAATGGCCGAGTGCCGCCCCACAAAAGGTACCAACCCACGGATTATGAGCACGCGGCCAACTGTGCCACTCATGCG CTCTGGATCCTTCCCAGCATCCTCGGCAGCTCCCTCTTGCACTTCCTCTCTGACAACCAATGGGAGACAGTTACCGCATGGATCTATGGCCTGGGGCTGTCAGGCCTCTTCACCGTGTCCACCGTGTTCCACACCATCTCCTGGAAGATGAGCCACTTCCG GACTGTGGAGCACTGCCTGCACATGTGCGACAGGATGGTGATCTACTTCTTCATCGCAGCTTCCTACGCCCCCTG GCTGAACTTGAGAGACCTGGGTCCTTGGGGCTCTCACATGCGCTGGGTCATATGGGTCATGGCGTGCATCGGCACGGCCTACGTCTTCTTCTTCCATGAGCG GTTCAAGATTATAGAGTTGCTATGTTACACAGTTATGGGGTTCTGTCCTGCCTTGGTGATCCTGTCAATG ACTGACAGGGGTGGCGTCTTTGAGCTGCTCCTAGGGGGCGTGGCCTACTGCATGGGTATCGTGTTCTTCAAGAGCGACGGGCTCGTCCCCTTTGCGCACGCCATCTGGCACCTGTTCGTGGTGCTGGGAGCCAGCGCTCACTATTACGCTATATGGAGGTACCTGTATGTGCCTGGAAATGGGCAGATGAAGACCTCAAGATGA
- the LOC111854081 gene encoding monocyte to macrophage differentiation factor 2-like isoform X1, producing the protein MFQDFKKTRYGRFMNGRVPPHKRYQPTDYEHAANCATHALWILPSILGSSLLHFLSDNQWETVTAWIYGLGLSGLFTVSTVFHTISWKMSHFRTVEHCLHMCDRMVIYFFIAASYAPWLNLRDLGPWGSHMRWVIWVMACIGTAYVFFFHERFKIIELLCYTVMGFCPALVILSMTDRGGVFELLLGGVAYCMGIVFFKSDGLVPFAHAIWHLFVVLGASAHYYAIWRYLYVPGNGQMKTSR; encoded by the exons ATGTTTCAGGATTTTAAGAAGACTAGATATGGAAG ATTCATGAATGGCCGAGTGCCGCCCCACAAAAGGTACCAACCCACGGATTATGAGCACGCGGCCAACTGTGCCACTCATGCG CTCTGGATCCTTCCCAGCATCCTCGGCAGCTCCCTCTTGCACTTCCTCTCTGACAACCAATGGGAGACAGTTACCGCATGGATCTATGGCCTGGGGCTGTCAGGCCTCTTCACCGTGTCCACCGTGTTCCACACCATCTCCTGGAAGATGAGCCACTTCCG GACTGTGGAGCACTGCCTGCACATGTGCGACAGGATGGTGATCTACTTCTTCATCGCAGCTTCCTACGCCCCCTG GCTGAACTTGAGAGACCTGGGTCCTTGGGGCTCTCACATGCGCTGGGTCATATGGGTCATGGCGTGCATCGGCACGGCCTACGTCTTCTTCTTCCATGAGCG GTTCAAGATTATAGAGTTGCTATGTTACACAGTTATGGGGTTCTGTCCTGCCTTGGTGATCCTGTCAATG ACTGACAGGGGTGGCGTCTTTGAGCTGCTCCTAGGGGGCGTGGCCTACTGCATGGGTATCGTGTTCTTCAAGAGCGACGGGCTCGTCCCCTTTGCGCACGCCATCTGGCACCTGTTCGTGGTGCTGGGAGCCAGCGCTCACTATTACGCTATATGGAGGTACCTGTATGTGCCTGGAAATGGGCAGATGAAGACCTCAAGATGA
- the LOC111854085 gene encoding WD repeat domain phosphoinositide-interacting protein 2, with product MNLASQSGEAGCGQLLFANFNQDNTSLAVGTKSGYKFFSLSSVDKLEQIYECTDTEDVCIVERLFSSSLVAIVSLKAPRKLKVCHFKKGTEICNYSYSNTILAVKLNRQRLIVCLEESLYIHNIRDMKVLHTIRETPPNPSGLCALSISNDNCYLAYPGSASIGEVQVFDTINLRAANMIPAHDSPLAALAFDTSGTKLATASEKGTVIRVFSIPEGQKLFEFRRGMKRCVSICSLAFSMEGLFLSASSNTETVHIFKLETLRERPQEEPTTWTGYFGRALMASTSYLPAQMSEMFSQGRAFATVRLPFSGHKNICALAIIQKIPRLLVAAADGYLYMYNLDPQEGGECTLTKQHRLDGSVEPANEILEPTAHDRPLVAQGYAAAVAKGYPEDQGAVGGAGLEDDMNSLRLDEDNEQPPMILETD from the exons ATGAACCTGGCCAGTCAGAGCGGGGAGGCTGGCTGCGGCCAGCTCCTCTTCGCCAACTTCAATCAGGACAACAC GTCCTTAGCTGTCGGCACCAAATCTGGATACAAGTTCTTCTCTTTGTCTTCGGTTGACAAGTTAGAACAAATTTATGAATGTA CTGACACTGAAGATGTCTGCATTGTGGAGAGATTGTTCTCCAGCAGTCTTGTTGCAATCGTCAGCCTTAAAGCTCCCCGGAAGCTTAAGGTGTGTCACTTTAAAAAAGGGACTGAGATCTGTAACTACAGCTACTCCAACACTATCCTGGCTGTGAAGCTCAACAGGCAG AGGCTGATAGTATGTTTGGAAGAATCACTCTACATTCACAATATCAGAGACATGAAAGTACTTCACACTATCCGAGAGACCCCACCTAACCCATCAG GCTTGTGTGCCCTCTCCATTAGCAACGATAACTGCTATTTGGCTTACCCTGGAAGCGCATCGATAGGAGAAGTTCAGGTTTTCGACACCATCAATTTG CGAGCGGCTAACATGATCCCTGCACACGACAGTCCCTTGGCGGCACTGGCATTTGACACGAGCGGCACCAAACTGGCCACTGCCTCCGAGAAG GGGACGGTCATCCGCGTGTTCTCCATTCCAGAAGGGCAGAAGCTTTTTGAGTTCAGGAGGGGAATGAAGAG GTGCGTCAGTATCTGCTCACTGGCCTTCAGCATGGAGGGCTTGTTCCTGTCAGCCTCCAGTAATACAGAAACTGTGCACATCTTCAAGCTGGAGACTCTGAGGGAGAG GCCGCAGGAGGAGCCCACCACCTGGACCGGGTACTTTGGCCGGGCCTTGATGGCGTCCACCAGTTACCTTCCTGCTCAGATGTCGGAGATGTTCAGCCAGGGCAGAGCGTTTGCCACTGTCCGCTTGCCCTTTTCGGGCCACAAGAACATCTGCGCTCTTGCCAT AATCCAGAAGATCCCCCGTCTGCTCGTGGCAGCGGCTGACGGTTACTTGTACATGTACAACCTGGACCCTCAGGAGGGCGGGGAGTGTACACTGACCAAGCAGCACAG GTTGGATGGCAGCGTGGAACCAGCCAATGAAATCCTGGAACCGACAGCCCACGATCGCCCGCTGGTGGCTCAGGGATATGCTGCGGCTGTGGCCAAAG GTTACCCGGAGGACCAGGGAGCCGTGGGGGGGGCTGGTTTGGAGGACGACATGAACTCCCTGCGCCTGGACGAGGACAACGAGCAGCCGCCCATGATCCTGGAGACGGACTGA